The Zygotorulaspora mrakii chromosome 4, complete sequence nucleotide sequence CAAATGGGCAGTTAGGCTGTTGAGACAGGAACGAAACTCATCAAACACATCAGTTTCAGATAACAATCcaatatcatcaacatGGCGAAACTCGTGAAAGCTTAAGACATATCTTTCAATGCATGTATTATCCTCCTTAGATACTATGCATAATGACAGACTGTATATATGCGAAAGTTTGCTGATTAAATCCAATACGAGTTCTTCAATATAATTTTGCAGTCCCGGATGTCTGTTCATAGGGGTGAACTGCGGCAAATCAAACGCTTGGTATGTGGTGAAATCAAATGATGCTGCAGGATACACGTTGCGGTGATATAAAATCAGATTTATGAAGCATTTCAGATAGATCTTAGTCCATTTAGCTACCCACTGATTCATTAAGAATCATGCTCCTGGGGCCTCTGATCTTTGTAATGGCCCGTAGGGTGAATTCGCGTTGAGCTGATGGAGCTTTTTATAAACGCGTAACTCAACTAGTTCATATTCTTTATGAGAAAAGTAAGGCTATATACGTTTCAAAGGAGTTTCAAGAGTTGGAGCACCTCTTCCGTCTTGTTGATCAAGTTGGACGCAAAATCGTGCTTCTATGAGCAAGATTAATGCCATTGCTATTGATGACATTCATAAGATTACATCAGGGCAGGTCATAATTGACCTTGTAACAGCAGTGAAGGAATTAATTGATAATAGCATTGATGCAAACGCGCGCCACATTGAGGTATCATTTAAGAACTATGGTGTTGAATCCATCGAGTGCTCCGATGATGGTGATGGTATAAAACCTGAGAACTACGAAACCCTAGCACTGAAACATCACACATCAAAAATaagcaattttgaagatgtcTCTACTGTAAAAACATTAGGCTTTCGAGGCGAGGCCTTGGCATCAATGTGTGCTATTGCAAATATATCTGTTGTTACGACCTCAAATCCACCGAGAGCTGACAGATTAGAATATGATTTTAATGGGATTCTCAAATCTAAGACGACAACAACCCGTAACAAGGGTACCAATGTTCAAGTAGCTCAATTGTTTAAAAATTTGCCAGTAAGACGAAAGGAGTTCACAAAAAATTGTAAAAGAGAATTCACTAAATGCATCGCACTGATACAAAGCTATGCTTTAATCCAAGGAAATATAACTTTTACAGTTTGGCACACAACGccaaatggaaaaaaatcacGTATATTGTCAACTGGCAAGGAACCAGAAATGTTCAAGAAAATTCTCAATATATACGGGACTTCTAGTATGCGAGGTCTTTCTGAAGTCAATTTGTGTCTAGATTTAAATcccttcaaaaaattgatggaaAGAAAACATGTTGAAAACCACTTATTTGAGGGCTTAGATTACAAAATTGTGGCCACTGgttatatttcaaaatgttcCTTCGGCTGTGGGAGGAGTTCCAAAGATCGCCAGTTAGTTTTTGTAAACGCAAGGCCTGTCGAATATCCAGTTCTATTGCAAAGTTGTAATGAGGTATACAAATCATTTAACAATGTCCAATACCCATCTATTTTTATAAATTTTCAGGTACCACCAGAATTGGTTGATATAAATATTACACCCGATAAAAGGACAGTTGTGCTCCACAATGAGAAATGTGTTGTagatgttttcaaagatggtTTAACAGAGTACTACGAAAAGCAGGAGCTGGAATTGCCTAAATCTGCATTATCACAACCAGAGCCCAAATTGctaaaaaagagaaaaatcGACGGTGCAAAGGCAGAGTCATCTTTTACTTCCAGTCAAATATGTCAGGGATCAAGGGGAGAATTGagagatgaaaattttgaattagAGGAGCTTtcgaaaaaagatgaaaaatctaaatGCCTTTTTGGGTATAATGAAGACTCAGATCATGAAGGTGACACAATTACTCCCCAAATAGCACTACAGTTTGATAATATCACGAGAACCCCCCCGAACTCAGAAACAACAATTGAACGCAAAAGTTCAGGTGAGAATCAGGTAAACAGAACAGAGTTGTTTATTCATGAGAGTGAAGGCTCTCATAAAGTACTTCatgatattaaaaatgGCATTGCTACTCCTAGAAAAGCTTTAACGGAATATGCTCATCTGTCGAGTCCAAATGCATCTCAAAACAATGCTCCTATCCTAGATAACAGTCAGTCtgttgaagttgaaattgaCGGAAAGAAAGAGGATCTTCAAGCAAAGCTTTCGCAAGATGAAAGACTGATATTTTTGCGCGAGGACTCTTCCCACCGGTCATGCTGCAGTCACACCAGCAGCTGCTCTGGCACATGTTCACCGCATGCGACAACAAATGAAGACGATGAAGCATTTACCTATGAAGATACTGACGACTCCTATGCTGTACTAGAATCCGCCCAGTTGAATGTTAGGACACCTGCTAAGCCCAACCAAATTGTATCTCGGGGAGTTTATCGTTCTCTAAGCGACACAGAAGTCCAGCAGGccaatgaaattgattttccatcaatatcattacATGTAGATACTTCCATCAAGCGTGGCGCTGAAACTTTAACCGCTATTAAAAATAAGCAACCCCCAAAGCAGGAAcactttatcaaaaagaatgataattttgaaaactttgagGAAAGTGAGAAATTTCTCACAATAACAGTTACAAAGGATGACTTCATTAAAATGCAAGTGGTAGGACAATTCAATTTAGGATTTATTATTGTAACCCGCAAAATCGGAGACAAGTACGATATGTTTATCGTAGATCAGCATGCTAGCGATGAAAAGTATAACTTCGAGGTTTTGCAGAAAATAACTGTTTTCAAGTCACAAAGATTAATTGCTCCTTTACCTGTTGACCTTAATGtaattgatgaaatgcTGGTTATAGACAATCAGccattatttgaaaagaatggtTTCAAAGTAATTATAGATGAAAACGAAATGCCAGGTTCGAAAATTAAATTGTATAGTCTACCAGTATCAAAGCGCACACTATTTGATGTGGATGATTTTTACGAGCTGATTCATTTGATTAGAGAAAGCGGTGGTCTGAATTTAGAGAGTTTAAGGCCCTCCAAAATCAGATCCATGTTTGCAATGAGGGCATGCAGAAGTAGTATTATGATAGGTAAGCCTTTAGCCAAGAAAACCATGACAAAGGTTGTACGCAACTTGAGTGAATTGGACAAACCATGGAATTGTCCTCATGGTAGGCCTACTATGCGACACCTTCTAGAACTACGGGACTGGGGAACTTTTAATGATGACTATGTCATTTAGTTTGGAAACACTTGCAAATGATTATGAAAACATTTTGCCTCTTTAATTACACTTTTATAATAATTTTATTTACAAATGGATATGATATAGGTAGTTTGCACGAGCAACTCACAGCGTTTTTGTGAAAGCCCCCAAAATGCTTGACCAAGCGCTTGTGTGATATCCTTTCCTGTCGATTCTATTTAGCTTCCTTGCTGTGTTGGCATTGTTTCTAGTCTTTTGACCGCGCACTGGAAGGCCTGTGGCATGTCTCATACCGGCATAGGAgccaattcttttcttaaGAGCAATATTCTCCTTAACGATTGCACGAGCATCACCCTCTATCGTCATATTTGATAATTCGCTGGTGATACTTAAAATTTGAGCCTCAGACAGCTGGTGCATTCTCATCCATGGGTAGAATCCCAACCTGGAGCATATTCTTTCGGCAGTGGTTAATCCAATACCGTAAAATTTAGATGCTAGCGCAATCCTGATTACCTCTTTTCCCTTAAAACCTTTTCCCAGAATGTGCACTACCATATTAGGCAAGAACTCAACCACCTGCTGCTTCTGTCCACGTCTTCTAAATATTAGCAGGTTCGACTTCTCTTGTCAAGATAtttcgatattttttgaactcGCTAGATAGTCCGAATAACAAACTGACATAGAAGATGGAAATCATAATGATGCACGATGCAAgatcttgaaaagaagCAAGAATAGGTTAAAGTACTGAGGCGATGTCGTGGTAGTATGATGTATTCTCGTAGGCGTACCCATAGTTGAAAGTGAATGCTGCTAGTCATCTAGCGAACAAAACGTGCCACAGTGAAAATATCATCTATTTTGCTTCGAGTATATAAAAGGTAACATCCACTCAAGGACACTTACAGACTAATTTATTCTTTACCGCCAGTGTCTTAATGCAATGCCgtctctttcttttgattgTAGCAGTGGCGGAAAGCAAGGTGATTTGTTTGATGATAAATTGCAGGTCTCATCTTGGTACGCAGCTAATACCATTGACACAATCTTGTCTGAGATTATTGTGGATAATGAATGCCAGCATGGAAGATATATTCGAcattaaataaaaaatgtcaCAGGTGCGATTTCTGTATCATATCTTGGTTATGACAGCAATTATATCAGATGCGCTGCAcgtcaagaaaaatactaATGGTTTCGAGATAGATAATTGAACTATTGGTAACTAAATTCTTAACTAATTTTTGTCGAAAAGAATAgctctaaaattttttccacCTGTAATCTGGTAACTTTATAGTGTGCCAGGAGAGTGTTCCACCTCCTATGAACCAGGAATTATTGAACGACAGGTTCGCATAATAGCGGAAAactaaaatttcttgatttaCATGTGGCATCACTAGCGTGGCCCAGCAAgagtttttccaaagaagaTAGGATCTTATGCATAGTATATGACCTGGCGCTTTACCAGTTTTAGGAACATTACGTATTAAACAAAGTGTGTACGTAATCAAAACATCCCATCAGGAGTTCCTGCAATACACACAAGGGCCATGAAGAGTACTTGGCAGGCTATAGAAACACGGTATAGATTTATAGCCGGTCCACATAGTTCTTGAATCGATTCAAGTATCAACCTTTCAGCGAGGCTGCAGACAACTCTATTGAAGATGTAATACGTAACAAACACATTTGAACAACGAAAAACAACCCTCCTTGAAATAACAGCAATAGATAAATACTACAAAGAAGTTCTTATAGTGATTTAGTTATAGTGGATATATGCGAAGTTTATAAGCGATGGGGTCTGATGACAGATTTGTGATGCAATGGATTCAGGTCCGTTTTTAATAGCAAAAGAAAtgtagttttttttcactcttGAAAGTAGTTAGTAGTTTGTATCATGCGAGCGAGTTGTTCGACGTCCAGCCTTTGGATGACCAAGTTTCGTAGCAAGCCAATCATGGTAATGAAACTTGCGAAACCAACGGGGACGACACAGAATACAGTTATGTTATAAAAGTCAAtggttcttttttttgtaaattgaaaacttttgcGGATCCTTCTTCTGCTCTTTCTCGCCCTAGCGCCAGTGGTACAGGATGAGCCCGGTGGACTCCCTAGGGAATGTGATCCGGTAAGAGAAATACTTGTAATCGAATCGGAACTTTTATGTCTATTATTGaagtcatcatcatcacaaTCAATACAGTCTTCCTCATAATCGTTCGGACTAACGTAGTTCAGATTTGATGTCAAATAATTT carries:
- the SWS2 gene encoding mitochondrial 37S ribosomal protein uS13m (similar to Saccharomyces cerevisiae SWS2 (YNL081C); ancestral locus Anc_2.213) — protein: MVVHILGKGFKGKEVIRIALASKFYGIGLTTAERICSRLGFYPWMRMHQLSEAQILSITSELSNMTIEGDARAIVKENIALKKRIGSYAGMRHATGLPVRGQKTRNNANTARKLNRIDRKGYHTSAWSSILGAFTKTL
- the REV7 gene encoding Rev7p (similar to Saccharomyces cerevisiae REV7 (YIL139C); ancestral locus Anc_2.211), with protein sequence MNQWVAKWTKIYLKCFINLILYHRNVYPAASFDFTTYQAFDLPQFTPMNRHPGLQNYIEELVLDLISKLSHIYSLSLCIVSKEDNTCIERYVLSFHEFRHVDDIGLLSETDVFDEFRSCLNSLTAHLETLPYVKDDKVTFETVINTMDMELGHRPENMTTLKTRQDLLAFNRATNWTKCQEDEGYPNGNENLGMYNPKIKMTSLVGCDVGPLIIQQHCEKLLASEKDLESFYCRDGRGSPFSPL
- the PMS1 gene encoding ATP-binding mismatch repair protein (similar to Saccharomyces cerevisiae PMS1 (YNL082W); ancestral locus Anc_2.212), whose amino-acid sequence is MSKINAIAIDDIHKITSGQVIIDLVTAVKELIDNSIDANARHIEVSFKNYGVESIECSDDGDGIKPENYETLALKHHTSKISNFEDVSTVKTLGFRGEALASMCAIANISVVTTSNPPRADRLEYDFNGILKSKTTTTRNKGTNVQVAQLFKNLPVRRKEFTKNCKREFTKCIALIQSYALIQGNITFTVWHTTPNGKKSRILSTGKEPEMFKKILNIYGTSSMRGLSEVNLCLDLNPFKKLMERKHVENHLFEGLDYKIVATGYISKCSFGCGRSSKDRQLVFVNARPVEYPVLLQSCNEVYKSFNNVQYPSIFINFQVPPELVDINITPDKRTVVLHNEKCVVDVFKDGLTEYYEKQELELPKSALSQPEPKLLKKRKIDGAKAESSFTSSQICQGSRGELRDENFELEELSKKDEKSKCLFGYNEDSDHEGDTITPQIALQFDNITRTPPNSETTIERKSSGENQVNRTELFIHESEGSHKVLHDIKNGIATPRKALTEYAHLSSPNASQNNAPILDNSQSVEVEIDGKKEDLQAKLSQDERLIFLREDSSHRSCCSHTSSCSGTCSPHATTNEDDEAFTYEDTDDSYAVLESAQLNVRTPAKPNQIVSRGVYRSLSDTEVQQANEIDFPSISLHVDTSIKRGAETLTAIKNKQPPKQEHFIKKNDNFENFEESEKFLTITVTKDDFIKMQVVGQFNLGFIIVTRKIGDKYDMFIVDQHASDEKYNFEVLQKITVFKSQRLIAPLPVDLNVIDEMLVIDNQPLFEKNGFKVIIDENEMPGSKIKLYSLPVSKRTLFDVDDFYELIHLIRESGGLNLESLRPSKIRSMFAMRACRSSIMIGKPLAKKTMTKVVRNLSELDKPWNCPHGRPTMRHLLELRDWGTFNDDYVI